In Aquila chrysaetos chrysaetos chromosome 24, bAquChr1.4, whole genome shotgun sequence, the genomic stretch TAGTGGTGGGTGCTCTGCGAGGCTCAGATGGAGGCTCTGGGGCACAGTGCAGTGCTATGTCCAACCCAACCCATCAGACTCACATGTCCATTGGGTGACGTTGGTGGAGGAGGCTTCAAATGAACCTTTCACAGCAGTGACCTGCACAGCAAacctgctgcctgcctccaaGTGAGTCCAGGTGATGTTCTGGGCATCTGGACTCAAGGTCTGGACCCGATCCCTGCCCTGGTTGCTGAGGCTATACAGAATAACGCGGTAGTGGTCCCTCCTGCCGGGGGGCTTGTTCCAGCACATGTAAAGCTCTGAGGAGCTGCCTGGGTTAGTAAGGATCAGGTTTGTCGGTGCAGCAGGAACTGTGAGGAAAGACAGACACGAGTCAGAGAGAAGAAGATCCAGTTCTGAACATGCAGCCATGTCCGGGGAAGAGTCTTGCTTTccccaggcagccagcagcaacTGGCCAGCAAGCACTCTGTGCCCTTGTGATACAAGAAGGCCGCAAGAGGCCAGAGATGACTGCAGGCTAGCATCACCAGAAACCAGGCCAGGGTCCCCTCCTCTCCGCTCCCTGGGTGCCAACATTGATTCCCATCCCATTCTGGATCTCCTTGCAGTGCTCCCACCCAAATCACCCATGGGTGGTATGGATGCTCACCTGTGCAGCCAGTGATGTTCTTGGGGAGGGAGTGATAGGGTCCGGCTACTGCCCAGATCCCAACAAGGTAGCAAGTTCCTGGTTCCAGCTGTGCCAGGGTGACATTGGTGCTGTCCTTCCCTGCTTCCAGGTTCCTTTTTGGTGCAGAAGAGCCCTCCTCGTTCACACTGAGCAGGTACCTATCCCTCTGCCCAGGAGGAGTCTCCCAGTGCACAGTCAGAGCCCAGGCAGTGCTGACAGGGCTTGCCGACAGGGAAAGAGGAGGTAGTGGGactgcaggagaaaaacagcattacAGGGGACAAACCTGGGATGCTTAGGACTGACTCTAGTTTGGGAATGAAGCTGGGAGCTGTAGGACTGTGAGCATCTAACATGCTGTCTAAAGACTGCTGAGAGCAGTGGGTTGCTCCCAGATCAAAGTTGCTCTCTGTGTCCCAGGTCATAACGGTGCATCATCACCATGACCTGAGACCCCCTTGTCCCAAAGTGCTGGGGCAGGCTCACAGCATGCCCCATTGAGCTGCTGGGCTCAGGATGAGTGAGGGTCCCGAAAAGAAAGCCAGCATCTTGAGTAGGAGACAGGCACCAGTGGGGTTGCAGGGACATGGTATCAGAGCTCTCCTGCAGAACAGCCCTAGGACCCCTCCGTCTTggtccccagcccctcaccagGTCAAAGCCAGGCTGGGTaccagggatggggatgggtgCAGAGAGGCTGCATTCCTACCAGTGTAGCCAATGGCAGTCTGAGAGGAGGTGCGATGAGGCCCAGCCTGAGAAATTATCTCCACACGGTATCGGGACCCTGGCACCAGCCCCTCCAGGTCAAGCTGGGTGACTCCACGGGGGACGGACACATTCCTGATGATGGACAGGGACTCAGCCACCGAGAGCTGTACCAAGTGGTCTCTGCCACCGCCTGACTCCACCCAGCTCACATGTAGCTCCTGGGGTCTCCGGCCAGGCTGTACACTCACGTTAGCCAGAGACAGTGGATCTAGGGGAAAACACAGCATGGAGATCCATGAGATGGTGGAGGAAAGCAACTGCAGAAGCCAGGACACAACCTGCACCTCTGCACAGGGCTAAAGGAAAAGTGGTGTCAGCTGACTCCTAGCTCTCCTGTTGTCCTGGGGGACATGCAAGTTGCCTGTGTGCATCCCCAGGACACTGCTAGCAGGCAGGTGCTGTACTGAGAAGAGAGCACTCAGCTCCCCAgtgggctgctctgctccatggACAGGAAGCAGCAAGCCCATATGGGCTCTGTGCTTCCTCTTGCGCATCCCTCTCCCACCAGTCCCAGGCTGGCCTTGAGATCACGAGTGGTCTAGGTGGAAGGTTCAGCTTGACTGTGGAAAGCCTGAGCTGGGGAAAAGGCTCTTCTGGGGTCCAGAAGCCAGCACACAGCACCTAACTCATGACACATGCTCCAATTCCCAGAGGCAAGGAGCATGCAGGTCTCACCAGAGCCCTCCCTCTGCCCAGATATGTCCGCTTCACTGCCAGTCTTGCAGGCAGTGCCAGGATGCCCCAACCCTGCAGGAGGCTGGGGACACTTCTCACTCACATGTCCACTCGGTGGCAAAGTGTGATGAGGATCTGTATGGGCCAGCAAGGACGGTCACCTTCAGGAAGTACTGAATGCCAGGGGACAGCCCCAGGAACGTAAAGTTGTGGGTGTTTGGCCCCACTGAGATGTTCCTCTGCGCTGGATGGCTCTTGCTGTAGAGCTGGAGGTGGAACTGGTCCACATCGCCAGCAGCCTTGTCCCAGAAGGCAGAGAGTCCCAGCGGGCGTCGGGTGTTGGTCAGGGTCACGCCGGCTGGAGCCAGGGGGTCTGAGAGAGAAGAGACATCCAGGCAGTGAGAGGCAGTTGTGGTGGACCTGCCACAGTGTGGAGTGGGTGCCTGCACGCACTTGTCCTGGGGACCCTCCAGTGCCTGTCTCTGGTGGGCTCAGGTGAGAAATGAGCCCTGGCATATCAAATCCCGAACAGCCTGAGCTTCTGCTCCACAGCAAACATGAGGGCGGGTCCCCACCTTTCCTGCTGGGTGacatttagaaatgttttctgttcagtgATGGGTTTCTCCTGCTCTAAAGACCCTTTTACTTCCAACCTGGCTGAATGTGGCTCTGGTTGGCTTTCCACTCTTTGTCTGTCTATGCATCCCTGCCCCTAGTTCCTCCACCTCTCCGTACATGGTCCACACTCTGCCTTGTTTCCATGCCATGAGCTTTTTGCTCTTGTTGGCAGGCCACGGTTGCAATTTGCAGTTGAGTTGAGGTAGGGGTATCACACTCACACGTCCAGTCTGTGGCTGATCGCACAGGGGATCTGTAAGGTCCAGCCATAGCAGCCATCTCCAGTGTATACTGTCGCCCAGGGACCAGGTCCTCAAAGGTGACATTCGTCCAGTTGGTCCCCACAGTCATGTTCCTGACCCACTCCTGGGACTTGGTTTCCCAGAGGGTGCCTGTGTAGCCAGTATTGCCAGCGGGAGCTGCTCTCCAGGAGGCTTGCAGAGAGGTGCTGTGGCCCTGATTGCTGAGGGTCAGCTGCTCCGGGGGCAAAGGATCTAGGAAAGGAAAGGTCTAGATTCACAGCTGCACCCAGACTGGGGTCACCTGGGAGAAGTGCAATGCCAAatgtgctggggctggaggcCCTTCCCTGGGAAAACCCACATCCAGGTGCTCTGGCCACCCACAGGGACTGAGCAGGCCACCGTCACCCCTGCTGACACCCACACACCAGTTTGGCAGGGACTGGGCCAGCCAGTGTTCAAACTGGCATGGTAAGAGAGGACTGCTCTGGTGCTGGAGGATGTGGCGGGTGGGATGGTCTGGACCAGAGCAGTGGAGAGGTGGTTCAACGCAGATGCAACCCTAGCAGTGCCACAGGAGGGTGGCCTGAGGGTGGAAGAGGAGGGCACTGGGCTCTGCTGACCCTTGTGCCAGGTGATTGGGATACAGACCAGGGTCAGACACATCCAGCAgtgcctctgctttcctcccGAGTCTTTTGCCCTTTTATTGCATGAAGCTGCAGAAGACCCATGTTATCACATGCTCTGAGGCACGACATCTTGGGGAAGGGCAAGATCCAGTGGGAACCCCAGGGCTGGCTGCGGTGAGGGCTGTGGCACTCACATGTCCAGTTGGTGATGCACTGGGGTGAGGATGTGTAGGGGCCAGCCACAGTGCTGACCTCAAAGGTGTAAAGGGTCCCAGGGAGGAGGCCCTCATAGGTGAAGTTGGTGACACCTTTGAGCAACGAGCTGTTCTTCACGGGGTGCTCCATGGGGCTGAGGGCCAGCACATAGCCCTCTCCCAttgcctcctcccagctggcTAGTAGGCTGTAGGGGCTCCCCTGGCTGGACAGACTCACACCAGATGGTGCTAGCGGCTCTGCAAGGGACAAGGATGGAATTATGCACGTTACTGCGGAAGGCAGTGCATCAGTCAGCCAGATTGCTCCCACAACACTCTGCagtggttcccccccccccgaaacaTGGGCAatcagggctgcagggagagccTTTTACTGCTGGGCACCCATGGGCTGGGTGAGTGCCTGCCCAATGTTTAAGGctcctgtccttccttcccaggGTGGCAGCTCTGGGACAGCACCAACTGTAGCTTTGCAAGTCACTCAGGAGGGACTGGGCACAGGGAGATGCTGCGCTGGGGGGGACTGGTGGTGCTTCACTACCCACCAAACTAGCTGCTgtgagcagagggaggggaagctgtCCTGAAGTCTGCCAAACACTGAGTCTGAAGGTTACCGAGTAGGATCTGGTCTTGATTTGTGCCTGACACTACCTGACACAAGTCTGCCAAGGACCTCCAAGTTCACCCTCAGGAGGAACTGCGGGGCAGCAGATTTTGCTGCTCTGACCCACAGCCTGCTCTTGAGACCAGCTGCCACTGCACTGCACAAACAcatctctgcctctgctgcaatCCCTCTCACCATCCCACCAGCTTCCCTCTGGGCATCAGCCCCTCCATCAGGCAGCAGAAATGGCCTCAAAACGACACGCTCGGGCTTTCTGCTTACGTGTCCAGGCTGCTGTGCTGCGGGCTGATGCCTGGTAAGGCCCAGCCACCGCCGTCACCTGGACAGAGTATTGCTTCCCGGGGCTCAGCCCATGGAAGGTGACATGACCGTTGTCTCCGCTGACGGAAATGTTCCTTGTTGGAGCAccatcctctccctcctgcagtgTCACCAGGTAGAAGTCTCTCTCTCCCGCTGGGGCGCTCCAGCGAGCCTGCAAggagctctgctcctctgcactGCTCAGGGTCACATTGCCAGGGCTCAGGGGGtctggaagggaagggaacGGGATTGTGTGTGTCAGGATTATGGGGTGTTCTGTACCCCATACACCCCTGAGCCTCATTCCCTGCTTCCTTATCTGCAGGGTTACATCCAGCCTTAGACAGCCTTTTGGAGCATGCTGTCTCCACTCCCTAGCACAACCATTCGTGGTCTAGCAGAGCCCAGACAAAGCTGGCAGCCCTGCTGGGAAATTCCTAAAAGTCCCCCTCCTCTCCATTCATGAGCTGTCATGAGCTTGCTGATATTCCCAGGAACTGGCCTGGACCGAACTCCTGGCTGGACGCTCCTGGCTTGTGCATCTGGCACTGGGGACTTCTGTTCAGCCGGGTAGGTCAGAGCCGCagacagcaacagcagagaTTGAGTCAGACTCACTTCATAGCAGAAACAAACCAGCTGGGGGTGTGGAGGTCTTCCAAAATCCCAGCTGCAGAGTCAGCAGTGAGCAGGCTCCAGCTTCCCAGAgtggcaggcagagcaggaaagAGCTGGAGACTTGTCACCTGGTGGCACCCAGGTCCTTGCAGCGTAGGCCTGACCAGTGTCTCTGCCCAAGGCCAGGATGAGTCACTGGCCACAATAGCTCTGATTTTGCAGCTTGGCACCTCCATAATTTGTTGCTCCTCACTAGAGAGGGCCAACACTTTCTTGGCATTCGGCATGAGTCTCGCTCTGTCCAGGCTAGGCTAGCCCTCTCCATTTCCCCCTGGTTTTCCTGGGAACATCTGGGAGAGCAAGTCCTGGGCCAGAACTGTTTGCAGTGTCGGCAGCAAACCCCGACTGTGGTGGTGGGAGTCACCCTCTCTCATGGCCCTTGACAGCCTGAGGCCAGAAGGTGGAGGCAGTTGGGTTGAATGGTGCAACTAGCTAGGGTCTGGGAGGCCTATCCTCAATTTCTTGACCTGCAGAGACTGGTTTCCTTggctgtgtttgcacagcacttGGCATATTAGGGACATCCACCAGGATGAGGTTATCAGGAGCTACGAAAATATAGCCTTGACAGCAATCAAAGAGGACCAAAGATCCATTTCCCTACAGAAACCTCCAGTTCAAACCAGCTAAATGGCTATCGCCTTGCCccctgttttctctgctgcccTTGGACAGCCCTGAGGCACATGAGAGCCTGGTCCCAGCTGCACGAACACCAGTGGGAACTGCTGCCCTTCCATCTCCTCCTCAGGGAGAGGCCACTGGCTGATCCCAGTGCATCCCAGGGAGAAGGAGGCCAGCACTGGGAATTCACCTGCCCAGGGGACTCACTGGCCCCACTATCGCAGTGCCCCAGAGCTGGGTCCTAGAGCAGCTTTCGGCCAGGTCCAAGCAAAAGAATTGCCCTCTGCACCCGGAGCTCTGGCAGGAGACCTTTGCATTCAGAGGCTGGACCAGAGGCAGGGATAAAGCCAGGGCCACCGAGGTCCTCCCCCATCCCTGGCAATCATACTCACATGTCCAAGCAGTGGCATTGGGCCCCGCCACGGTGTAGGGCCCAGCTGTGGCGCTGAGCCCCAGCCAGTACTGGGTGCCGGGGTGGAGATGCTGGAAGGTGTAGCTGGTGAGGCCCCTCCTGGCTGACAGGGTCGTGGTCACCATCTGGGTGAGGAGGTTGTGGAGTGCAAGGTGCAGCCAGGCGGCCCCCGCCGCACCTATCCAGGAGGCGATGAGGCTGGTGCTGGAGCCCGGGCTGAGCCTCAGCTGGGTGGGGATGGTGGGAGCTGAGGGGaaaagcaggaggcagcaaggttcagcactggggctggggctccctggaccctcctctctccccagggtcTCCTATGCCCACAGCTCCTCTCTGTGCTGACATGGGGGGTGAAGGTCTGACAGGGGTCTGCTGAGGGATGTCTCTCCCATGTCCCTTCCCAGGCAGGCTGAGGGGCTCTTGAGGTCCCTCCATACTGTCACGCTCTTTCAGGCTCCAGGGCAGAGGGGGTGGCAGCCTGGGTAATGCAACATTTCTGCAGCTCCCACCAGCCAAGATCTTTTGCCAGGATCCCCAGCTTGCCCTTCTCCCATGGGGACACGGAGCACACAAACCCAAGCTGTGGGTCCTGCAAAGCAGGTCTGAGGTGCGAGGTTTTCCCCTTGGCCCAGCACACTGGGCTTACAGCAGGGATGTGAAAAACTCCCAGCTGTTCCCCATCCTACACAAAGTCCCCATCCCGAGCCTGGAGACCTCCTCCCGGTCTCTGCTAGCCCAGCCGGCACATGTGCTGCACCCCTCCTGCCAAACCCTTTCTCCCACCCCTTCCCTCTTGGCCAGGCACACCCATCACTCCCTACCTGTCCACTGGTGGATACTTGTGCTTGCCTGGCTGGATCCAGCCAGCGTGCTGACCTTCAAGGCGTACTCGCTGCCAGCCAGCAACCCGTCAAACAGGAACGTGGAGGCGTTTGGCAGGATGGACGCATTTCTCACAAGCGTCTGGGAGTCGCTGTGGTAGAGGGCAAGGTGGTAGCCCTCTCGCTGGCCGTGGGCATGCGCCCAGGAGGCATGCAGCATGGCAGAGCTCCCGCTGCTGCTCAGGCTCAGGTTGCGGACAGGTGAAGGACCTGCATTGGACATAGCACAGATGGTGTTGGCTGGTTGCCTGGGGATGCCTGACCTGCCAGGTTGTTCAAGGGCTGGTGGGACAGTGCCCTCACCTGGTGAGGTCCTGCCAGCCAGCTCACAGGACCCAATCCCCCAAGCACAGCCCCATCACCTCCCTGCCAGCTCACCAGTCTCCCACAGGTTGTGTGGGCTGCACCATCCCCTTTGGATGGTTCAGTCACTCTGAACTGGGCAGGGAGGTTCAGTCAGGGACAACACACCATGTGCACGCTGAGAAAGGTGAATCCATCAGCGCTTACCTGTGAGCTTAGCTGCTGCCAGGTCCTCTGTTCCTGCTGACTCTGGGTCCTGCCACCTGCCTTTCTGTGAgtgccagcccctgctccctgcagccaccGCTATTGTCTGACACCATCCCTTCTGCTGGCCAAacccctccctgcagctctaCTCTCCTTTTCTAGGTTTTCCACCTTCACTTGCACTGATTTACTCAAGGATCTTCTGGAGACATGCAGGCAAGGGCTTCCATCCTCACCTGAGCTGTGGGCTCACCAGCCCTGCCCCCTTCCCCCTGTCCTAGGCATCAGCCAGGGATGGCATAGAGCAAGGCTTGGTGGGTGAACCAGTGATTGAGAGATGCACCAAAACCATGGAGTAGATGCTACTTCCTTGTAGCTCTTTCTAGACCTCCAGGCATGACATTTTccactccttggctctctgcAGTCCACATCATAGGTTGGACCATCATTAGCTATATTATTCCAGGAGAAGGTACAGCGTGAACCCTGCCCATGTAAGGTGCAGGGACAGGACCCTCCCTCCACAGGGATGAGGGAATGACCCCTGGGGGTCTGGGGACCAGGGAAGGACCCTAATACCTGTGGAAGTGAGGAAAGGCCCGACCTCCCCATGAACACATGGGACTCCACACAGACCTGTACTTCGCACCCTCCAAAGCAGCGTAATGACCACTGGTAGGAGCACTGAGACCCTTTGACTCTGCAGTCCCTGGGGAACCCCTTACTTGTCTGTGCTGTGACTGTCTGGCTGGTGGTCTCCGTGCAGGCAAGTGTGGCTGTCACCTCAATCTCATAGCGCATGCCAGGGGTCAACCCGTGGAACCAGAAGCTGGTGATGTTGGGTCCAGCAGATCCATTCTGCAGCAGTGTGCCTGACCCCAGGGAGGAGAGGGCGAGCGAATATCCCTCAGCACCCCCCTCTGGCTCATCCCAGGACAGAAGGAGGGAGTCCGACCGGCCATGGTCACTCACGCTGAGGTTCAGGAGGGTCCCTGCAGAGGCAAAGCCAAAACCCTCAACAGAGAGCTGTGGTGCTGCTGGGTGGCCAGTCTGCAGGGCCAGGCTCCCCAGCCCACACACCCTTGCTGCACACCTTGGCACAGGCCACCACCATGGGCACTGCCCCACTTTGGtcacccccccaaccccaaggGCTCTGAACAGCCTTTGGAAAACACAAGAAGGTTCAGAAACACCCAAGGACTGGGGTCAAAGGCACCACATGAAAGAGATGCTCCTAAGCATGAAGCATCTCCTCCATTGGAGAAAGACCAGAGGCTTCAGGCCATCACATGCTTTGTCCAGCCAGCCTTGGTTTATGGCAGAAAAGTTGCCCTGGCTGGGTATAATCCATTGCTCACCACCTTGGTTGGTTTGAGCCCCCAATAAGATGTTGAAGAGCTCTGCGTCCACCTTGCAGGATGAAGACAATGGCTAGTGAGGGAGCAGGCTGGTTATGGCAGTGGGGCCATTATGCTCCCTGCGATAGTCTCTGTCTCTGTGTGGGCTCTGACAGAGGAGAGGGTAAAGGCTGCTTTGGAGGCATCCAGGCACTGATTCCCCACTGTCCTGCCCAATGCAGAGATGACATGGGAAGAGCAGGACACTGCGTACGTGAAGAAAATATGGGGCCAGATCTGCACAACCCCCTGCTGAGGTGTGTCTCTGCCTTGAccttgctgcagcagccaggtcAGCATGCTGTGGCTGCAGGGCCGGTGCTGTGGCATCCAGATGAAGAGCGTCTGGGGACAAGGAAGTGGCATACGGGGCTTGGCCTAATTGGTGGGTCAGTGGCCAAAACTGCTATTGAATCCCTGCCCTTAGAGTTGCTCAGGAACCACCTACACAAACAGGAGCCAGACAGAGCCTGTCTGTTGGGACCAAGCTGGCAACGTGACCCTTGCAGgctctctctctgcctccccaTGCCTCCACTAGCAGATTGTCACGCACTCGCCATCCCCAGCCTTTCTGTGAACCATGAGCTCTCTATTGCTTTCAGCCTTTGGGAAACACCAAAACAGCTCTAGTGCTAATAAGACATTTGTGTAATAATTAGCACTTAACATTTATGACGTGCAACATGTTGTAACAGGCTTACATGTGATCTGGCATGGCAAGAAAGCTTTAAACAAGCACAGCTATTGCCCCAGAGGTCTGCCCAGGGGCTGCCTCTACACAGCAAAAGGGAAGCAGTGTGAGGTGAGccccaggggcaggggcagcttTTGGACTGCTCAAGTCTTGTGTGCGGCTTTCCCACAAAGCCGGACAGTTTCAGAACTACATGCAACTTCTGTTTCATGCAATGCTGTTGTTTGGAGCCTGCTGCCACGCTGAGAGCTTCACTCAGCAGATGAGCGCAAAGGGAATTGGGGAAGTTAAATGGACACAAAAGAGGAGCAGGTAGTACATCTGGGAAAGGCCTTCTCAGTGCCATTAAGAGCAGATTTAGGAACAGACTGCTCAGGAAGGGTTATCTGAATGTAGCTGGGTGCCCATGGGTCAGGTGTCTACACCTGGGCCAGCTGTCCTAGGCTCCCCTTGCTGTCAGCAAAGACCCAGTGGCAGCAGCTCGTGGAGCACAGGGTATGGCTAATCCCCTCCTGAAGACAGCCAGCGGGTTTGTGCCCTGCGTGGAGTTCAAACAGGGATGGTTTTTTCACCGCGGGCTCTTTCTTATCTCATGAAGGTACGAGTTCTCCACCCATGTTTGTCTGCCTCTCTCAGGTTTCCAACAGACTGCATCACTTGCCTCCATCTGTCACTTGACGATCATCATCTTCACCTCTGCAGTACAAATGTACTAATATCTAAAATGGGCCAGAGGCAACCTCCAGCCCTGAGGCCCATGATCACAACGCTGCTGACATACCCATAGATAAGCTCCACAAACCACATCACAGCTAGCCACATCCAGGTACACCCCATGTCCTGACTGGTGCCTGCAGATCATCTGGGAGAGTTTTCACTGGCACAGGCCAGCGCCGTGCGGGCACCGCACTGGCTCCAAGCACACAGCAGCGCTTGCTGGCTGCAGCATGaacacagctgtgctgctccccaGTCAGCTCAGCATAGCCATGGGGCTGCCCCATGGAGTACGATCCTGCCCAGCCATCTGCAGGGGCTCTGTGCAGGGCACCTATGGCTGCGCTGCTGCTGAGCCCACTTGATGCTTCGTGGGAAGGAGAGAGCTTGGAGCCTTGTCTGTCTCTCACACTGCCCCCATAAGGCTGGTTGCTGGACAAGATGGGGCTgactccctccccttccctggccATGATCTGCAGCCTGCAGTAAGTCTAAAGTGGAGTATTTACAAAGCTACTTTTAACTCCAAGAGTTCTGGCCCAGCACATCCGCTCATCTCTCTGCTCCTGGGCGTCAAGACCACCCTCTGCAGCCTGAGAAACTCTTTGCTTTGACTTACCTCTATCACTGCGTGCATCCTGTCCCTCCAACCCTGCCCGTGCTGTCCGGTTGCACCCCTCGCCCTGGGGGATTGAAGGTGTCAAGTGAGAGAGGGGCAAGGTGAAGTGGTCTGAGCCGAGACCAACACCTGGGAGAGGTGTCCTGTGCCAGGCCAGGGGTCAGGCTGGCCAGGCACAGGTCCCACCCCACGATGGCACATCTGGGGGCTGCGACCCTCTGGGGACTGTGACCCCTTTTCCCAGGAGAGCCCACGTCACTGCTTATGTCGCCCTTCCCTAGCCAAGGCAGGGAGAAAGATTCAGCAGACGTAGCTTGTGGGCTGCCCTGGCCTTTCTCATGGCTGCTGGGACTGCAAACCAACATGGGGCCATGCCCACAGCGGAAGACATCCTACCAAAACAGCCAGGGCACAAGGGGAagatttggggagggagggagctctGGACAGGCCCTAGCAACCTCATTCCCTCTACAGGCACTGCCTTTCCCGCGATGAtggggggaggatggagggacCCCAGACCTCAGTCTGGCTGCCATCCCCCACAGGCTGCAAAGAGAAGGCTTGGCCTGAGAGCTCCAGAGCATCCAGCACCCTCCACACCACAGCGAGTGCTGAGCACACTCGTGGGACACCCGTCTCCCCACAGTCTGCTTGTGAGCAGGGTGTGCCCTGCTTTAGGTTGAGGCTAGTTCCCTCCACATTAAAGGAAATATCTCTGCCCACTCCCTGTCCCGCAACAAGCCTCAGAGGAGCAATCATCTTTCTTTAGTTATTTCCCCCTCGGCTCTGCTGGCTGACTCACTGCTGGCTCCCCCACCGACTGCGGTGCTTTAGGGAGTGCATGCGTGGAGGGGAGCAAAGGGGCTCCGGACCCCTGGGAGTAGCAGCCAGCCGATTCCTGGGGCGAGGAGCTGTGCAGCCATGGCAGCAGTAACACGCTCTGATCCCAGTCACTGGGGTGGGAgggcatggcggggggggggggggaagtggaGGAAAGAGCCAGCTTGTAATTGCAAACGTCGCTAATTTAGTGCAGCTGCATGGCTGGAGAGGCAGCCCAGAAATATGCCGTCATTCCTCAGCGGGGTAGGACTATGCAAAGCCCCTTGCTGCCAGCGAGCCTGCAGCCAAGAGCCTACATCGACAAACGGGGGGGGGTTGAAGAGACAAGGGCTTACCTCTGCCAGGGTTCCCAGGCGCCGTGGCACCCAcaggacaagcagcagcagcagcagcagcagcggtggTCTCATTGGGACCAGGGTGGCTGCAGATTAGAGGGATGACAAGTTGGGGGGGGGTAGCTCCTTAGCAgtggctgtccccagccagccccttcTCCCATGGCAGCGAAGGGCTGTGTCCCCACATGCTTTCCAAGCGCTGGTGACAGGATGACATCAGTGGGGACCGGCGTTGCATGCCAGCGCGTTGCACATCAGCCCTGCCAGCTGTACttgggcaggagcagagcgTGCCTCCGGGCTGGGAGAAGTCCAGTGTGTTTGTGTGCCTCTCGCTGTGTGCATTTGCTATTGTTCCCGCGGATCTGTGTCCCTCTGCGGTGACTCTGCAGCTGTCCTTGTGTGTGCGTGCTGCGGCCAGAGAGCTGCTTGCCGGGGGGCTTGGAGGGGGGGCTCTCGCAGTGGCTGGGTCTCTGCACGGCTGGAGCCCGGTCTGGCCATCAGAAGGAGTTCTGCAGAGTTGTGGGAGTTGGTGCcgagaggggaggagaggggaggagacaGGACAGGACAGATGGCGGCTCTGAGCTGGAAGGGAGTGCCGAAACCAGCCCCCAGCAAGGGGAGGAAGGGCGGACCGCAGGCTCTGGCGGCTGGGCTTGGATGCGGGAGGAAGACTTGGCACGCGTGTGGATCCGGGGTGCTGTGCACCTTGCGGCTGTCTGTGCCCGGCACGTTCGTGCACCCTTTAACTCAGAATGCATTTCTGCACGGGGTGCTGATGGGGAATGGGAGGTTTGGTCACGCTGGGCGAGGAGGGAGACGTGTGCCTCTGTGTGATGCCCACGGCACGGGGGCAGGCAGAtcggagctgggggggggtgtgcacaTATTGTGAGAGGTTCCTGTGCACTGCATCCTACAGGCGCAAAGATGCCTGGACCATGCTTTGCCCATTTGAGGGGTTGGCTGGGTCTGAGCTGTGCCCTGTCTGCTTATGGGTTGTAGGAGTTGTGCTCTGTGGTGCTGCCATGGGGAGCACACTGTGCCCCCTGAGCTGTGTGCAGGGCCATGCGTTGTGTGGTGCTGTGCTGTGTCTGT encodes the following:
- the LOC115335341 gene encoding receptor-type tyrosine-protein phosphatase V-like isoform X6 — its product is MHQARGDGLWTTPGISTRRATLVPMRPPLLLLLLLLVLWVPRRLGTLAEGEGCNRTARAGLEGQDARSDRGTLLNLSVSDHGRSDSLLLSWDEPEGGAEGYSLALSSLGSGTLLQNGSAGPNITSFWFHGLTPGMRYEIEVTATLACTETTSQTVTAQTSPSPVRNLSLSSSGSSAMLHASWAHAHGQREGYHLALYHSDSQTLVRNASILPNASTFLFDGLLAGSEYALKVSTLAGSSQASTSIHQWTAPTIPTQLRLSPGSSTSLIASWIGAAGAAWLHLALHNLLTQMVTTTLSARRGLTSYTFQHLHPGTQYWLGLSATAGPYTVAGPNATAWTYPLSPGNVTLSSAEEQSSLQARWSAPAGERDFYLVTLQEGEDGAPTRNISVSGDNGHVTFHGLSPGKQYSVQVTAVAGPYQASARSTAAWTQPLAPSGVSLSSQGSPYSLLASWEEAMGEGYVLALSPMEHPVKNSSLLKGVTNFTYEGLLPGTLYTFEVSTVAGPYTSSPQCITNWTYPLPPEQLTLSNQGHSTSLQASWRAAPAGNTGYTGTLWETKSQEWVRNMTVGTNWTNVTFEDLVPGRQYTLEMAAMAGPYRSPVRSATDWTYPLAPAGVTLTNTRRPLGLSAFWDKAAGDVDQFHLQLYSKSHPAQRNISVGPNTHNFTFLGLSPGIQYFLKVTVLAGPYRSSSHFATEWTYPLSLANVSVQPGRRPQELHVSWVESGGGRDHLVQLSVAESLSIIRNVSVPRGVTQLDLEGLVPGSRYRVEIISQAGPHRTSSQTAIGYTVPLPPLSLSASPVSTAWALTVHWETPPGQRDRYLLSVNEEGSSAPKRNLEAGKDSTNVTLAQLEPGTCYLVGIWAVAGPYHSLPKNITGCTVPAAPTNLILTNPGSSSELYMCWNKPPGRRDHYRVILYSLSNQGRDRVQTLSPDAQNITWTHLEAGSRFAVQVTAVKGSFEASSTNVTQWTYPLAPANLTLGSPSASALQASWAAMGQGAEGYIVDVYDTASSSRIGHMVLGGDARSHIFRNLSPGTRYSVAVRATAGPFHTSTPNLTHCTRPLPPAAVHWLSMGHPDRLSTSWGAAAGRRDGYTLTLYHAQLGTIAATASLRRDTHNFTFMGLTPGYEYSLEASATAGPYQAAAPNISGWTRPLPPAAVRLLSTGHPDRLSASWGAAAGGRDGYALTLYHAQLGTVAATTSLGRDTHNFTFMGLAPGSKYVLEVVSTAGPYQTPAGNVSNWTYPLAPRNVYMTNQGYPNRLSTSWRAEPQGQDSYRLLLYHWGSGIVAANVSVGKGTSKFTFSGLAPGHKYLLEVVSMAGPYAASAGNISDWTTPSVPKNLSAVAEGNNTMLISWGSVSGEQDECQLWLRDPRNSTLPWRQALGRGQVQHLLQGLIPGRNYSVTLSCVAGPYWSSTKPLAVPMEPNPVEDVQCLPESRSLYLNWTSSPGDVEAYEVVAERLSDGPSTSKYVMSIPLSEASLEGLGPNSSYRIFVSTVGMNTMRSQAVTLLCNTTVEALPPPLRADIFQVEASSTVIISSDLFSEENGQIEYYGVIATTNDSLLRPTREIMSSTWYDHYYGTEDSYLAVLIPNPFHPSPRSSPETWRVSVGTEECGQSRATCNGKLKANEQYRFSIAAFTKYDPVAPAVTFTMFSAAGSGADTTPLSMPIITGIIVGFLLTLAAIFALVYWKQLRAKRTKKSSLPQEMVTYSLRNICRPIPIQNFKQYYEMKTATGNHAFFQEFEELKEVGKEQPKVEAELPANVSKNRYPHVLPYDHSRVKLSQLGEDPHSDYINANFMPGYTSQQEFIATQGPLKKTIEDFWRLVWEQNVCNIIMLTVCMENGRSPGMMRPTQVLFSGGG